CACGGGGGCTGGAGCACTCCAGGGCATCGCCCCTGCCCCACGCGCTCACTCTCAGGGCCACCCCCAAGGAGGAAAGCAGCCCCTCGGGTCCTCCTGTAGagacaggggagggggctggggaggaggaacaCAGTCCTGGGCCCAGACAGAGCCCCACAGACCCCAGCTCTGCGCCCACCAGCCACGTGACAGAGAACCAGCTCTCTGCACCTCCGTTTCCTCATCGACAGGTGACAGTGACTCGCATCACAGTGTGGCTGCGAGCTGtgccccagccaggccccagcccagcgCCAGGCCCAAAGCACCTCGGGAAGCAGGGTCCACACAGTGTGAGTCCATCCTTGCAGCATCGGCACAGCAGGTTTTACTCACCCCACAACCCAGAAGCGGAGCTGGGGCCCAGAAATGGAGCATGTTACCCCGGGACACAGGGGGCACGGGGCAGGACAGGGATTCCATCCTAACCCCCACTGGCCACACTCCAGAGGGCTGTCCTCGACTGTCTAAAGGTCAGGGCGTCACAGGTAACAGTCGTTCCCCTGAAAGGGCTTCCCTCTTGGCTGGTGCCGAGCTGTGGCAGGGAGGCCCCTGGCAGGAGGGGAGCTTCCCAGGAGACGCGCCTGCAGATGCTCAGCCGGCTGGCAGGAGAGGAACCGTTTCCCTCTCCTGGGGCCTCTGGCTCCAGTGGGGACGGGATTAGGGCCTGCAAGGGGACTATTGACATAGCACCTTCGATTAGCACTCCTGTGTCAGGGGGCTGCTGGGAAATGAGGGCATCAAGGccgggaggtgggagggggcagcgCCCTGGACCAGGCTCGGCCTGAGGAACCCGGTGGGTTCCTAGCGGGAGGGCTGAGAGCCGGCCCAGCCTCAGAGGGTGCTGCCCTGtcccacctgccccctccctggccAAGGACCCCCTGAGTGCTCCCCTCTGTCCGGCGGGGCTGCCCCAGGCCTCGTTCCCAGCCTTACACGCTGGCAGGTGGAGGCGGCTCAGGCCAGGGGAGCAGAGCCCTGGCCCAGGCACTTGTCACAACACAGGCCCCAGAGGTGTGAAGTCCTCACCCCAGCAGGAGGGCATGTGCCTGGAGAACTCATTAGCTCAGGCAGCTCCCAAAGGAAGCCACCGAGAGGCTGGTGATAAGGAGATCAAAGGCGGGGGGCCTGGAGGTCGTGAAAGGGAGGCTGGCTGACCGAGGGGGTGGGGCCCGGGCTGCAGGTTGGGGgttcctcctctgcccccactTGGCTCCATCAGGTCCTCTGACCAGAGCCTTTGCACAAACTGGGCCCAGAGACCCCAGGGGACACAGGAGGGGGAGGGACTCAAAGGTCGCACCTCCAATTTGTCAGCCTTTAGGCTGAAGACCCCAAGATTGGGGTTGGGGTGAACTCTCCCATCTGCCTGCCTCTCCTGCCATTTCTGGGGACTCTTTGCCTCCACGGTCACCCCCGGGTCTTTTGAACCCTCTCTCCACCCTGATCCCAGAGAGCCTCCTCTCATGCCGGCCCACAtgtcccctcctgccccaggtCGCTCAGGGGCTCCCGTGGAAGTACCCAGTGAATATTGATGCTCAGGTCACAGGCCCCAGAATCCTCGGAGACGAGAGCTGAACAGTCGGCCCCCTCACATCCGGCCTCTTGTGCAGGAGATGTGCAGTTGATCTCGTGCTTAATAAAGTAAGAATTCCTCTCAGAGGGTTGTCACCCACAAACCAGTGAGGGGGCTCCCTCTGCAGGGGAGCTGGAGGCCTCAGGGGCAGGACAGGAAAGAGATTGGCTGCACCTTCTGGACTGGTTGATGTTTTGCTATTTTAACCGTGTGCGTGAATTATagtcaataaataaaagatatgacAATAAAACAAAAGGGGGGCTGATGGCCTAGGAGGTTTTGGTCGTTCTGAGTTTTCTCAACTATCAGCTCCAAGTGGAAATCAGAGTCACGTGGGCGTTGGAGGGGTTTTTGACATGCAGAAGGTTGGCCCCGAGCACCCAGAGCACCCCCTGCCTGTCCAGCCTGCACCCCGCACCCCCTCCCGCTCGGGGGCACAACACTCTCTCCATTCCCATCGCTTGTTCCCTCGGGTCCATGGGCTCAAAGGGCTCTGTCACGGGGCCCCAGTGCCAGGTTCCGGGCTTGGATCTGGAGCTCCGGGAAGGCCTCCACTGGCCAGACTCTGGAAGGGCAGACCCTGCTGCCAGCGGCAGGCTGAGGAGGGCcgccctgggccaggctctgctgGGAGTCTGTGGGTCCTGCGGCTGCGCCCGGGAGTGGGCTCCTCCCCTTGTCCTCAAGGGCGGGTTGGCACTGCCCCTcctgggtgaggggtgggcataaGCGTCCTGGGGTGCTGGGGCCGACTGCAGAGGAGGGGTATGGAAGGTGTTaggggaggcccagggcagtGGAAGATAAAAGAGACAAGGGGGGCAGGCAGAGATGCCCAGGGAGAAGGTGCCAAGCCACTTGGCCTTCTCTGCCACAAACCAGCTCAGCCATCACTCTCACAGGGCTGCAAGCCATGGCAGACACAAAACAGTGGACCCCCGGACTGAGAGAGACCCTGGGTACCACTTCTCTTAGGACGTGCTGCCAGACACCAGGTACTTCACAGTCTAGCTGGAGAAGAGACACCCACGCGTGAAGCAGCGATGGTGACCACGTGCAAACTCAACCCCTGAGGGGTCAGGCAGGCCCTGCAGATTCTCCGAGATTCCCCATGTGGACAAGCATGTTGTGTGAAATGAGACGGTCTTGTTTCCTTTCCGATTTGTAGGccgtttatttctctttccttattgcaCAGGCTAGACCCTCTCGTACAATGTCGCGTAGGCCCGGTAAGAGCCGGCGTCCTCACCTTGCTCTGGGTGCGGGGAGAGCGTTCAGTCTTTCACTCTTCAGTATGACGGGGCTGTAGGTTCTTTGCAGACgccttttatcaggttgagaacGTTCCCCTCTATGCCTGGTGtcctgagaatttttatcacagagtgttgaattttgttaaatgctttttgtGTCATTTCCACTCACAATTCACTGGCAAAGCCCGTTTTATACCTGCCTCAAAGTGGCAAAATACGGTCTAGAGGCCAGTGGTGGCAGCTGTGGCATGAGGCCCAGCCCCTTAGCCCACCAGGTTGAGGGTGTCCTGGAGGGCGGCAGGCTTCCCTCCGGCGTTCATACCGTCCAGCAACCTGACCAGATCCGGCCAGCTTGCCGGATTCACCCGGGGCAGCTTCCTCATAGTGCCCCCCGCCCCAGGGAAGGGGACCTTCAGGACCAGCCAGCTTCAGAAGCAGGGCCCCACTCCCGGTCCCGACCTGATTCTACAGGCCCGGCTGCAGCATGCTTGGAGGCTCCCATTATACCATGGGAAAGGAAGATGcaagaaaatttaagaatttgCCTAAGGTCCCCAACAGGTGAAGGCAGCCCCACGCCCAGGTCCTGGACTTCCAGCTCTCTGACCTCTCTTCCTTCGACCTGCTGAGCTGGCCGGACACCCCCGCCGGCCGCGGGGCGCAGGCAGGATGTCCGAGTGGCCAGGTCTGGGGCCGACTCGAGGGCCCAGGAGGGGTCGACCTGGCGCAGCCAACAAGCTGGCATCTTCGCTTCCCCCCGACCCCCGTCGGTTCCAAggctccggccccgcccccgcccgcccggaGCCCGCTTTGAAGTGCTGATGCAGCCTGGAAGAGGGCCCCTTCACACCTCGGTCTCCGCATAAAGCGGTCCCGGCCGCCGGCCCGCAgacccgccgccgccgccgccgccgccatggCCCAGCCCCTGTGCCCGCCGCGCCCCGAGGCCTGGATGCTCTCCGGGGGCTGGGGCCCTGCCCGGCCGCCGCGGCCCTCCGACGGGGACTGCAGCTGCTTCCCTGCCTCGTCCTCGCACTCCTGGGCCAGCGCCGCGGACGGCAGCGCTGTGCCGAGCCCCGGGCGGCCCGCGCCACCTGCGGCCCGCACCCCGACAGCAGGGAGGCGCAGCGCCCGCGGCAGCCGCCTGGGCAGCGGGCAGCGGCAGAGCGCCAGCGAGCGCGAGAAGCTGCGCATGCGCACCCTCGCCCGCGCGCTGCACGAGCTGCGCCGCTTCCTGCCGCCAGCAGTGGCGCCCGCCGGCCAGAGCCTCACCAAGATCGAGACGCTGCGCCTGGCCATCCGCTACATCGGCCACCTGTCGGCCGTGCTGGGCCTCAGCGAGGACAGCCTGCGGCGCCGGCGCCCGCGGCCCAGCGCCTCGCCGCGCCCTCGGGGCTGCCCGCTCTGCCCCGACGGCGGCCCCGCGCAGGCGCAGACGCAGACGCGCGGCCCGGGCCTGGGCTCCGCAGCCGGCGCCGCGGTGTTCTGGGGGTCTCCGCCCGCCGACCCCGGGGCTCCGGGTGCTGCGTCCGAGCCCTGCGACCCGCTCGAGCTCCACAACGAGGCGGCGGGCCCGCAGGCTCTGGCGATGGAGCCGGGCCCCTCGTCTCTGGTGGGTACCTCCTCGACCGCGCGGACCCCATCCCGGGACCTCGTGCATGGCGCTGCCTACTGTCGGCGCCCCCGGCCACACCCCTGCGGGGACCTGCCCTGCCGCATCCCCCTAGCAGCCCGGCCTCGCCGGCCCGCGCCCCAAAGCAGCACAGCTCGTGTGCCCGGGCGCTCGAGCGGCGAGGGAAGGGGAAGGACGCGCAGGGGACACGGTCGCGTTCCCCGCCTAAAGCCTCCTAGAGTGGAGCCCATGAGCGCGACAGGCGTGCTCGGCGGCCAACGCTGAGGGCCACGGGGTCCCCTCTGTCCCCACAGCTCTTTCCCGACGAAGTGCTGGCCCTGCTGGAGACCTGGATGCCCCTGGAGTGGCCGCCCGCCTGAGTCGTTGAAGCGACGACGCACCGCTGGCGCCCCGTCTGTGAGCGCCGAGGCTTTCTTGGCCTCAGCTTCGAAGTGGTCCCTCCCCAGACTCTCTGTCCGGGAGAGGGTCCCAGCGATCCTGCCATGGCCCTTCCTGCGAGTGACAGCCTGTGCCCGCCCCGGCCGGCCCTCTCAGCCCCTGTCGCGGTGGAGGAACCCCTGGGCTACAGGCTCGGAGGCGGACAGGACGCTCTGCCTAGtgtgtctttatttatttgtgaatAAACTTTGTGCTGGTGACAGTTgacaatttcttcttcctctggtgGACACAgtgctccctccccctcctccaaaGAACAGAGGAAAGTTGGGAGGGTTTCTTGCAATTTCAGCCCCCAAAGCAAGCAGCCTCAGACCCCTTCCTCCTTGTCCCCGACCCTGGCTTAGCATCTCCTCTTCCAGCTGGGTGGGCCTGGAAGCAGGAGGCGCTTCAGATGAGAATGTGGCAGCAAGTGGACTCTGTCCGTCTTTTCTTTGAACCTGGTGGGAAGCTGGGTAAAAGCACAGTATCTGTAGAAGATACCTTTCCACTAGCGGGTACTTACTGTGCCTCACGTCCTCTCCATATTTTATACCCGAATAACCATTgtacagaagaagaaaccaagAATCAGCACTCAGGCCCTGATAGGACTTCAGGACCCGAGCCCGCAGCCCTGGCAGGATTGTGCCAGCTTCGTTCATTCTGGCCTGGGGGACACCAGCCCCAAAGGCTGGTTTCCGGTGTCTGGCGTCCCTATTCCCCTAGCGCTGGAGCATCACGGCCTGGACCTGGGATTTTTCCATCTCCCTTCACTCTGGTTTCTCTCCCATGTGGCTTAGGGACATAGCATCACTCTAATGCAGCGTATGTATTAGACATCGCTCCTCATTattccactccccacccctaccccggCCCACTAGTCCACTTTCTCTACAGCTTTGCTGGTTCTGGATGTTTCGTATGAGTGCAGTCATACAACATGAGGCCTtggagtctggcttctttcacttagcatgacgtTCTCAGGGTTCATCCGCTCGTGTTGTCTCCTGTGTctacttcctttcttttattgCCCAACAATATTCCCCTGCAGGGATGGGCCACAGTCGACGTGTTTACCCATGGATGTTGGTCGGCTTGTTGGGAAACCACCTGGGAGAGCATTTCCAGTGCTGGGCCCAGGCCAGGAGGGGAGCAGTTCAGAGAGGGGTGGGGGTCACTGCTGCGTCACTCAGGAGTCCAGGCCCACCCGGGCCAGCATTTGGCTGCAGAGGGTGGGATCCAAAAGCAGAGGCCTTGGGGGGAGGAGCGGGACCTCACAGCTTTGCTGATCACCCCCTGTCCTGCCTCTccacccccatctcccctcccctcccaggactCTAACTGGAGCAGAGCAGGAAGTCTTTTCCAGGAGACTACCCAGTTCAGAAAGCCTATTTGCATGGCAAAGGCCCCCTGGTTTAGGATGGGGAATTAAAGTTATTAGCAAGTCTTTTCACAGAGAAGTGGGGCTCCTTGCCGGGCCCCTCCCCTGGGGAGGGCCTCTCCTGCCTGTCAGAGCTGGAGCCCTCCCCCGACTGTTGATTAGCACCTGGGTGTGAATTTTCATTAACACGTCCCTGCTAATAAGACAGGAGTGGAGATGGGAAGGGgctgcctcccaccccaccccctccccccgccccttcCTGGGCTAGCCCCACTGGCACCCAGAGCAGACCCTGGGTGCCCATTCAGGGAGACGGGACAGTAACCAGCGTCCAGGTAGGTGAGCCCTGGCATGTGTGCTCTCAGTTCCCAGCTGAGGGCGAGGTGGCCCCAGTCCTCGGGGCTTCAGGACGGGAAAGTTAAGCAAGAGGCTGAGGGGCAGATGCTCAGCCTTCACAGGCAGCTGTGGTTCCAGAGCCCCGGTGCCTCCCCGCTGTCCTGCCCTCCTGACAGCTCAGCCAGCCCGTCTGAAGGACGGAGGGTGCTGGTGGCACCTCACCTCACCTGGGGTGCTGGCGGGGTGCCCTGGGTCAGAGCAGCCTGGGTGCCCACCTGCTGGAAGGTGCAAGTGTGAGGGTGGCATCAGCCCAGGCCCCCCACCCCAGTAGCTAGCTGGTCCCGCCAGCGCTGGTCTCCACTGGCTGTCAGTGGCCCCCCCTTCCTGCGGAGCTGCTGTCACAGCCCGATGGGTGGAACGACGTGGCGGAGAAACAGACATATCTGGAGCAGCCACCGtgggccaggctgggctgagggCTGTAAATTCACCGTCTGCTGTCAGGTAGTCTTAGCCCCAAGCCCGGGAGCACTGGGCCGCTGTGTGCTCGTAGCTCTTTTATAGACCGGCACACTGAGGCACGGAAAAAGGACAAGGAATTTTTCACAGAGCTAGAATGTGGCTGTGAGCGTGGGGACAACAGTGGGTGCTAGTGAGAAATCCGGTCTTTGCAACAGCCCAGGCAGGCAAGTGAGCATTCGCATTGGAGGGAGTAAACTGAAGCTCCTAATCTGGTGCACGtcggcccccagtgtggctgccAGCGGGGAACCTGCTCCTGCTACCGACCACGCCTGGTGCCCCCGCCGAGACAGCTGTCCTGTGTGGACGCTGATGCTGGAGGGGCCCATGTCTTAAGGAGGGGCAGCTAAGCTGATCATTCTATTCAAGACATGTATTCGAGGATGAGACACACGGGCCACAGCATGAACCCTGGGGCAGAGGAAGTGGGTGGCGGTCATGAGTCGTCTGTATTGCAGATGGCAGTTCTGGGAGGCGGGCTGGAGAGCTGGGCTGGGACTTGGGTGGGTTGTGCCCCTGGAGGAGGGCCCAGCCCGGTGTCCCTCTGGTCATGCATTGCTAAATAAACAGGTCCATCTGAGGGGTACATGGATGCCCCAGGATTCTGAAACACCCGCTACTGGGGCACTAGGGTGgcacagggctggggcaggaagccTGCCCCAACTGCAAAGCCCCTGCTTGTCTCACACCCCCAGCTGCCCATCCTGCACGGACACGACCCTGAGGGTAAATGGCTCCTAAATTCTGCACCTGCGCACTCGTCTGCCTCACCCTGGTCCCCACACTCCCCTGAGAAGTCCCAGGGTTCCTGGCTCTTCCAAGGGGCTGTATCACCCAGCGTCAAGGAGCTCTTCTGGGTTCCTGGGCACAGCCCACTCAGCCCTCCGTGGTCTTGACCTGCTCAGTACCCCTCCCACCATCCTCCCTCCCGGCCTGTCACTGTCATTTCTTCAGAGAGCACTCCCTCCTTAGTTTGGGGGTCCTGACCTCCATGGCCCTCCAGGGACGGGCACGTGCCACAGCTGCTGAAAATGGGCATGACGATAAGATCTGCGTTTCACAAGCTTACTCAGGGCCACGTGTGGAACAGAAGCACGGCAGAGGGCCGGAACTGTCAGCCCCTTGCATTCCAGTGGTGGAAGGCCGAGACCGTCATCCCGAGTCCTCCTCCCTCGTGGCAGGAGAGTTGCCACTGGGCCTGCTGTGTAGAGGGAAAGGATTACTCTCTGAGCTGTTTCTGCTGTGTTTTCGTTCCCATGGTGGGGAGGTCCAGGGGCAGAGTGTCGCAGGTGGGGACCCCTTCGTCCAGGGGACGTCAGCTAGTCAGCACCAGCGCCAAGAGGGAGGTGTCATGCCAACAAGGAGCAGGTGAGACCCAGGGGCGGAGGTGGATGGGGCCACGAAAGCAGCGGTGTCCCAAACCCTGCACACAGTGGGGGCTGGTGGGCAGGTTATGAGGGGAGGCTGGGACCTTAACCACCTGCAGTTTTCGAAGGCACCACACAGTGTCCTCAGAGAGGCAGCACAGGCCTCAGGCCCCAAGGGGCCCTCCACCCAGTTTTCTGGGAAGGGCAGTTTCTAGAGAAGAGAAAGTTGCCTCTCTGCCCTGCCGGTGCCCCCGGCCCCCAGCTTCCTCGAGGGTCCCAGGCCAGCAGGCGAGGGGCGTTAGTGGCACCATTCCTGCCTGCCACCTCACCTGGCCCTGCTCTGCCTCTCccatctgtgtgacctcaggtagTCATtcaacccctctgagcctcagcttctccagGGTGATTTCATCGGGCGGTGAGCCAGCACAGAGGGAAAAGAAGTGGGGAGAGAAAGGGGGACCCTACAGTAGCGGGGAAGGGCCAGGCGTCTTGCTCATGGGAGCAAGGAGGCTTCCCTGGGTCTATAAGGTGAGTGGTCCCCCCAGGCCTGGGCCTCCTGTTGAGACCACTGCCTGGGCGCTGCTGGGGTCTGGCCCAGGTGGGAACGAAGGGTTACACACGCAGCAACTGCGGAGTCTGGAAACAACGCTGCCGTTTATTCGGGAGGCCATCTGCCCACCTGAGGACTTGACAAACCGCTGGCAGTTGAGGCCCCTAAATCGACCCTCCCCTTGCTGGCTCTGTGGAGGTCCGAGGCGCaaggctgggccctggggttCCTGAGCTCCTCGCTGTGTCCTGTTCTCTTGAACGCAGGGCGTCTGGGGTGAAGCCTGCTGCTGCCGCCCTGTCCCGAGAGCCGGGGTGGCCACCGTCACCTCTTGAGGTTCTCTCTTTGCAGGAGGACCGAATACCTCCGAAGCCGGGTCCAGTgatcctgctgcttctccttgcTCGTCTCCAGCTTCTGCAACCTGCGGGCCACACAGCTGGAGTGAGAGGAACCCGCCTGGGGCTGCGTCCCCCaaccccagggccccagggcacACGGTGACCACCACGTGCTGATGTGAGAGACTCGGCACGCGACCCATTGCTTCCTGTTGTGTCCCCAGGCCTCAGCCTCAGGCGCAGCAGGCACTGGACACGCCTGCATGGAATGGACGGTGGGTCTGACATTCCAAACCAGGCAGCGACCATGACAGCAGGCACAGTGAATTTAAGAACTGACAGCCTGTGTGCAGGGACCAACGGTAAATGCAGCCGAACGCCAGCAATtccattcaataaacatttctagAGCATCTCCCAGAGACAGGCACTGGGTCAAGTGTCCGAAAGATCAAAGCGACTCagacagcccctccctctccccagtttGGTCAGAGTGAAAGGACACTTGTAACAGGAGGCACTGAAGTCAGCAGAGGAGAAATGCAGCGAGGAGGAAGGGACCCACCCGCCTGGGAGGGTTCCTGAAGACAAGACCCTCGGAGCTGGGGCTCTCATAAACAAGAGGTTAGGGGGCCGGCCaggcggcacagtggttaagttgcactctgcttcggtggcctggggtttgccagttccaaTCCCAGTGCCAACCTgtgcaccgctcattaagccatacagtgacagcgtcccacatacaaactagaggaaggctggcatagatgttagctcaggacccatcttcctcaccaaaatcaatcaatcaatcaatgattAAATaggaagttatttttttaatagcaaataaATGCATGTTCAATACAGAAAAGCCAGAGAGACCCGGGATTCAGCCCCTTCTGCCCCAGCGCAGGCGCCGtgaggggtggaggtggaggcggAGGTGGAGCCGGTGCGGGCTGTCACGGGGCCTCTGCCATGGGAACCTGTGCGAGCGAGGAGGACAAACAGCGCAGGGTGCACAGAGGAG
This is a stretch of genomic DNA from Equus caballus isolate H_3958 breed thoroughbred chromosome 1, TB-T2T, whole genome shotgun sequence. It encodes these proteins:
- the LOC111775226 gene encoding mesoderm posterior protein 1, whose amino-acid sequence is MAQPLCPPRPEAWMLSGGWGPARPPRPSDGDCSCFPASSSHSWASAADGSAVPSPGRPAPPAARTPTAGRRSARGSRLGSGQRQSASEREKLRMRTLARALHELRRFLPPAVAPAGQSLTKIETLRLAIRYIGHLSAVLGLSEDSLRRRRPRPSASPRPRGCPLCPDGGPAQAQTQTRGPGLGSAAGAAVFWGSPPADPGAPGAASEPCDPLELHNEAAGPQALAMEPGPSSLLFPDEVLALLETWMPLEWPPA